One window of the Archangium primigenium genome contains the following:
- a CDS encoding prolyl oligopeptidase family serine peptidase, whose translation MKTPALTAVACALWFTHCGHAPVRAEAPAPAAPPASAETPASARLAYPSARQDDVVDDYHGTRVADPYRWLEDPDSPESRQWIAAENALTFGYLEKIPLRERLKQRMTELWDYERFTVPWHRGSRYFYFRNNGLQSQAVLYMADTLAAEPRLLLDPNTLSADGTVALSGVDVTEDGNLLAYGVASAGSDWKELRVRDVRTGKDLPDVIKWVKFSDASWTADGKGFFYSRYDEPKTGEELRGANYYQKLYFHTLGTPQSQDALVYERKDQKEWGFGGFVTDDGRYLVINVTHGTEQKNLVFFKDLRNPKAQVTELLREWNAQYDYVANDGPLFWFRTDLNAPRGRVVAIDLRKPAPKDWKEVIPQGEATLSSVSLVNEQFLVNEMKDAHSRVRRVSRDGKPLGELSLPGLGSVSGLQGRRQDTETFYSYTSYTTPTTIYRFDLKTGESQAFKSPQVKFNPADYETEQVFFTSKDGTRVPMFLSHKKGLKWDGTTPTLLYGYGGFNVPLTPGFSVANLVWMEQGGLYAVANLRGGGEYGSQWHEAGTKLRKQNVFDDFIGAAEWLIARKYTSPQRLAILGRSNGGLLVGAAVTQRPELFGVALPGVGVLDMLRFHKFTIGWAWTSDYGSSENAEEFKALHAYSPLHQVKPGTRYPAMMVHTADHDDRVVPGHSFKFTAAVQAAQAGDAPVLIRIETKAGHGAGKPTGKIIEEYSDLWTFTLDQMGLGGAKAAASTTSAAP comes from the coding sequence ATGAAAACCCCTGCTCTCACCGCCGTGGCGTGCGCCCTCTGGTTCACGCACTGCGGACATGCTCCGGTGCGCGCGGAGGCCCCCGCCCCCGCCGCGCCTCCCGCGTCCGCCGAGACCCCCGCCTCCGCTCGGCTCGCCTATCCCTCCGCCCGTCAGGATGACGTGGTGGACGACTACCACGGCACCCGCGTGGCGGACCCCTACCGGTGGCTGGAGGATCCGGACTCGCCCGAGTCCCGGCAGTGGATCGCCGCCGAGAACGCGCTCACCTTCGGCTACCTGGAGAAGATTCCGCTGCGCGAGCGGCTCAAGCAGCGGATGACCGAGCTGTGGGACTACGAGCGCTTCACCGTGCCGTGGCACCGGGGCTCGCGCTACTTCTACTTCCGCAACAACGGCCTGCAGAGCCAGGCGGTGCTCTACATGGCCGACACGCTGGCCGCCGAGCCCCGGCTGCTGTTGGACCCCAACACCCTGTCCGCCGACGGCACCGTGGCGCTCAGCGGGGTGGACGTCACCGAGGACGGCAACCTGCTGGCCTACGGCGTGGCGAGCGCGGGCAGTGACTGGAAGGAGCTGCGCGTGCGCGACGTGCGCACGGGCAAGGATCTGCCGGACGTCATCAAGTGGGTGAAGTTCTCGGACGCCTCGTGGACGGCGGACGGCAAGGGCTTCTTCTACAGCCGCTACGACGAGCCCAAGACGGGCGAGGAGCTGCGCGGCGCCAACTACTACCAGAAGCTCTACTTCCACACGCTGGGCACGCCCCAGAGCCAGGACGCGCTCGTCTACGAGCGCAAGGACCAGAAGGAGTGGGGCTTTGGCGGCTTCGTCACGGACGACGGGCGCTACCTCGTCATCAACGTCACGCACGGCACCGAGCAGAAGAACCTCGTCTTCTTCAAGGATCTGCGGAACCCCAAGGCGCAGGTCACCGAGCTGCTGCGCGAGTGGAATGCCCAGTACGACTACGTCGCCAATGACGGCCCGCTGTTCTGGTTCCGCACGGACCTGAACGCGCCCCGGGGCCGCGTGGTCGCCATCGATCTGCGCAAGCCCGCCCCCAAGGACTGGAAGGAAGTCATCCCCCAGGGCGAGGCCACGCTGTCCTCGGTGTCGCTCGTCAACGAGCAGTTCCTCGTCAACGAGATGAAGGACGCGCACTCGCGGGTGCGCCGGGTGTCGCGCGACGGCAAGCCGCTCGGCGAGCTGTCCCTGCCGGGCCTCGGCTCGGTGTCGGGGCTCCAGGGCCGGCGCCAGGACACGGAGACCTTCTATTCGTACACGAGCTACACCACGCCCACGACCATCTACCGCTTCGACCTCAAGACGGGCGAGAGCCAGGCCTTCAAGTCGCCCCAGGTGAAGTTCAACCCGGCCGACTACGAGACGGAGCAGGTCTTCTTCACGAGCAAGGACGGCACGCGCGTGCCCATGTTCCTGAGCCACAAGAAGGGGCTCAAGTGGGACGGCACCACGCCCACGCTGCTGTACGGGTACGGCGGCTTCAACGTCCCACTGACGCCCGGCTTCAGCGTGGCCAACCTGGTGTGGATGGAGCAGGGCGGGCTCTACGCCGTGGCCAACCTGCGCGGCGGCGGCGAGTACGGCAGCCAGTGGCACGAGGCCGGCACGAAGCTGCGCAAGCAGAACGTCTTCGATGACTTCATCGGCGCGGCCGAGTGGCTCATCGCGCGGAAATACACCTCGCCCCAGCGCCTGGCCATCCTCGGCCGCTCCAACGGCGGCCTGCTCGTGGGCGCGGCGGTGACGCAGCGGCCGGAGCTGTTCGGCGTGGCCCTGCCGGGCGTGGGCGTGCTCGACATGCTGCGCTTCCACAAGTTCACCATCGGCTGGGCGTGGACGAGCGATTACGGCTCCTCGGAGAACGCGGAGGAGTTCAAGGCGCTCCACGCGTACTCGCCGCTGCACCAGGTGAAGCCGGGCACGCGCTACCCCGCCATGATGGTGCACACCGCGGACCACGATGACCGGGTGGTGCCGGGCCACAGCTTCAAGTTCACGGCGGCCGTGCAGGCGGCGCAGGCCGGGGACGCGCCGGTGCTCATCCGCATCGAGACCAAGGCGGGCCACGGCGCGGGCAAGCCCACGGGGAAGATCATCGAGGAGTACAGCGACCTCTGGACCTTCACCCTGGACCAGATGGGCCTGGGGGGCGCCAAGGCCGCGGCCTCGACGACGTCGGCCGCGCCCTAG
- a CDS encoding M13 family metallopeptidase — protein MNRSKFLRQSWLTSTLGASLLLGCTANTRATQPEATPAAPAPVQAPVATRALGVDTKHFDTSVRPQDDFFRYVNGSWMKTTKMPADKSRYGAFIELRDQSEAALRALIEESVAVQGAPGGSDTQKVADFYKSFMDTERIQQLGVEPLRGELKRIAGLKGKAELPELFASLARMGVQTPFASYVGQDAKQAERYIVYVTQSGLGLPDRDYYSKTEPRFVETRAAYATYIETLLKLAGEKDPAGAAKAILALETSLAEKHWERARTRDREATYNLKSVAELDALTPGFSWERFLKAAGEERSPGVIVRQPDYFQALAQVITRTPLPVLKQYLAFKLLDGYAPLLSTPFEQAEFVFRGKTLQGLEENRPRWKRGVESVDGALGEVLGRLYVERHFRPESKARMDALVKNLRDAFRQGIEQLDWMSPETKAQAQAKLAKFNVKIGYPEKWKDYSALTVNAADLVGNVTRAQELEYQRDVEKLGKPIDRLEWGMTPQTVNAYYSSTMNEIVFPAAILQPPFFNPDADDATNYGSIGGVIGHEISHGFDDQGSRSDGDGNLRDWWTQQDKAAFQQRTGLLTEQYAAFSPLQGMNVNGKLTLGENIGDLSGLTVAFKAYQLSLGGQPAPVIEGFTGDQRFFLGWAQVWRTLNREDALRQQLLTDSHSPGEYRVNGVVRNMPEFYSAFGVKPGDGAFLPAEQRVKIW, from the coding sequence ATGAACCGCTCGAAGTTCCTCCGTCAGTCCTGGCTCACCAGCACGCTCGGCGCCAGCCTCCTCTTGGGCTGCACGGCCAACACCCGCGCCACCCAACCCGAGGCGACCCCCGCCGCGCCCGCGCCCGTCCAGGCTCCGGTCGCCACCCGGGCGCTCGGGGTGGACACGAAGCACTTCGACACCAGCGTCCGGCCCCAGGACGACTTCTTCCGCTACGTGAATGGCTCGTGGATGAAGACGACGAAGATGCCCGCGGACAAGTCCCGCTACGGCGCCTTCATCGAGCTGCGGGATCAGAGCGAGGCGGCCCTGCGCGCCCTCATCGAGGAGTCCGTCGCCGTCCAGGGCGCTCCGGGCGGCTCGGACACCCAGAAGGTGGCGGACTTCTACAAGAGCTTCATGGACACCGAGCGCATCCAGCAGCTCGGGGTGGAGCCCCTGCGCGGCGAGCTCAAGCGCATCGCCGGCCTCAAGGGCAAGGCGGAGCTGCCGGAGCTGTTCGCCTCGCTGGCGCGCATGGGCGTGCAGACGCCCTTCGCCTCCTACGTGGGCCAGGACGCGAAGCAGGCGGAGCGCTACATCGTCTACGTCACCCAGAGCGGCCTGGGTCTGCCGGACCGGGACTACTACTCCAAGACGGAGCCCCGCTTCGTCGAGACGCGGGCCGCCTACGCCACGTACATCGAGACGCTCTTGAAGCTGGCGGGGGAGAAGGACCCGGCGGGCGCGGCCAAGGCCATCCTCGCGCTGGAGACGTCGCTCGCCGAGAAGCACTGGGAGCGCGCGCGCACCCGGGACCGGGAGGCCACCTACAACCTCAAGAGCGTGGCCGAGCTGGACGCCCTCACGCCGGGCTTCTCCTGGGAGCGCTTCCTCAAGGCCGCGGGCGAGGAGCGCTCGCCGGGCGTCATCGTCCGCCAGCCGGACTACTTCCAGGCCCTGGCCCAGGTGATCACCCGCACGCCGCTGCCCGTGCTCAAGCAGTACCTCGCCTTCAAGCTGCTGGACGGGTACGCGCCGCTGCTCAGCACGCCCTTCGAGCAGGCCGAGTTCGTCTTCCGCGGCAAGACGCTCCAGGGACTGGAGGAGAACCGCCCCCGGTGGAAGCGCGGCGTGGAGTCCGTGGATGGGGCCCTGGGCGAGGTGCTCGGCCGGCTCTACGTGGAGCGCCACTTCCGTCCCGAGAGCAAGGCGCGCATGGACGCGCTGGTGAAGAACCTGCGCGACGCCTTCCGTCAGGGCATCGAGCAGCTCGACTGGATGAGCCCCGAGACCAAGGCCCAGGCCCAGGCGAAGCTGGCGAAGTTCAACGTGAAGATCGGCTACCCGGAGAAGTGGAAGGACTACTCCGCGCTCACCGTCAATGCCGCGGACCTGGTGGGCAACGTCACGCGCGCCCAGGAGCTCGAGTACCAGCGGGACGTGGAGAAGCTCGGCAAGCCCATTGATCGGCTGGAGTGGGGCATGACGCCGCAGACGGTGAATGCCTACTACAGCTCCACGATGAACGAGATCGTCTTCCCGGCCGCCATCCTCCAGCCGCCCTTCTTCAACCCGGACGCGGACGACGCCACCAACTACGGCTCCATCGGCGGCGTCATCGGGCACGAGATCAGCCACGGCTTCGACGACCAGGGCAGCCGCTCGGACGGGGACGGCAACCTGCGCGACTGGTGGACGCAGCAGGACAAGGCCGCGTTCCAGCAGCGCACGGGCCTGCTGACCGAGCAGTACGCCGCCTTCAGCCCGCTGCAGGGCATGAACGTCAACGGCAAGCTCACCCTGGGGGAGAACATCGGGGACCTGAGCGGACTGACGGTGGCCTTCAAGGCCTACCAGCTGTCGCTCGGGGGGCAGCCGGCGCCCGTCATCGAGGGCTTCACCGGCGACCAGCGCTTCTTCCTGGGGTGGGCCCAGGTGTGGCGCACGCTCAACCGCGAGGACGCGCTGCGGCAGCAGCTGCTCACGGATTCGCATTCGCCGGGCGAGTACCGGGTCAATGGCGTGGTGCGCAACATGCCCGAGTTCTACTCCGCCTTCGGCGTGAAGCCGGGCGATGGTGCGTTCCTGCCCGCCGAGCAGCGGGTGAAGATCTGGTGA
- a CDS encoding glutathione S-transferase family protein: MPPSGRTLYQFPISHFSEKSRWNLEAKGLAFRAHHLIPGLHLLVTRRLTKGASGTVPILVDQGEIIHDSTDIALYLERAYPEAPALIPTTPAERERVLALEDYFDATVGKNVRRWVYAQLLEGQVDFRPLMFGALAQPSRAVGRAMYPLIKRVIQRQYVQTPAKVEASRVKLMEGLERLEREIEGDPARYLVGASLSIADITAAALYAPMMGAEGSPYAPQPGETVPPRLAEMRAQLLARPAGQWLVRRYREDRRRLAQGFPTGRAPGNG, from the coding sequence ATGCCTCCGTCTGGCCGGACCCTCTATCAATTCCCCATCTCCCACTTCAGTGAGAAGAGCCGCTGGAACCTGGAGGCCAAGGGCCTCGCCTTCCGCGCCCACCACCTCATCCCCGGGCTCCACCTGCTGGTGACGCGGCGGCTGACCAAGGGCGCCAGCGGCACGGTCCCCATCCTGGTGGACCAGGGGGAGATCATCCACGACTCCACGGACATCGCCCTGTACCTGGAGCGCGCCTACCCGGAGGCCCCCGCGCTGATTCCCACCACGCCCGCCGAGCGCGAGCGGGTCCTCGCGCTGGAGGACTACTTCGACGCGACGGTGGGCAAGAACGTGCGGCGCTGGGTGTACGCGCAGCTCCTCGAGGGCCAGGTCGACTTCCGGCCGCTCATGTTCGGCGCCCTCGCTCAGCCCTCGCGCGCGGTGGGGCGTGCCATGTACCCCCTCATCAAACGCGTCATCCAGCGCCAGTACGTGCAGACCCCCGCCAAGGTGGAGGCCTCGCGCGTGAAGCTCATGGAAGGCCTCGAGCGCCTGGAGCGCGAGATCGAAGGCGACCCCGCGCGCTACCTGGTGGGCGCGTCCCTGTCGATCGCCGACATCACCGCCGCCGCGCTCTACGCGCCCATGATGGGCGCCGAGGGCTCGCCCTACGCGCCCCAGCCCGGCGAGACCGTCCCCCCACGGCTCGCCGAGATGCGCGCCCAACTGCTCGCGCGGCCCGCGGGCCAGTGGCTCGTGCGCCGCTACCGCGAGGACCGCCGCCGTCTGGCCCAGGGCTTCCCCACGGGGCGCGCGCCCGGAAACGGGTGA
- a CDS encoding aminotransferase class I/II-fold pyridoxal phosphate-dependent enzyme, with translation MSDDLSSVPAFRTVPRTGVIYVTTEAMRRGYRPSDPDWCNLGQGQPEIGDLPGAPPRVGSVQVDMNDLEYAPVAGLWEVREAIASLYNRLYRRGMPSQYSAENVSLSGGGRTALTRAAASLGMVNLGHFLPDYTAYEELLDVFKAFTSIPILLEGERGYAFTHEDLRREIQGRGLSALLFSNPCNPTGKLVHGEELARWVGVARELECTLLIDEFYSHYIWSGRPNQLPVESAARYVEDVNKDPVVLFDGLTKNWRYPGWRMTWTVGPRQVIEAVSSAGSFLDGGGSRPLQRAAMPLLQEELVVKETLAIHRHFRDKRDRIHSRLERLGIRTDRAPDGTFYIWGSVAGLPAPLNEGMGFFRAALDQRIITVPGEFFDVNPGKRRARPSRFRNYVRLSFGPSQEVLDKALERLEALILHPTSP, from the coding sequence GTGAGCGACGATCTGTCATCGGTTCCCGCCTTCCGCACCGTGCCCCGCACGGGCGTCATCTACGTCACCACCGAGGCCATGCGCCGAGGCTACCGGCCGTCGGATCCCGACTGGTGCAACCTCGGCCAAGGCCAGCCCGAGATCGGCGATCTGCCCGGCGCCCCACCCCGCGTGGGCAGCGTCCAGGTGGACATGAATGATCTGGAGTACGCCCCGGTGGCCGGCCTCTGGGAGGTGCGCGAGGCCATCGCCTCGCTCTACAACCGCCTGTACCGGCGCGGCATGCCCAGCCAGTACAGCGCGGAGAATGTCTCGCTCTCCGGAGGCGGCCGGACCGCGCTCACCCGCGCCGCCGCCAGTCTCGGCATGGTCAACCTCGGCCACTTCCTGCCGGACTACACCGCCTACGAGGAGCTGCTGGACGTCTTCAAGGCCTTCACCTCCATCCCCATCCTGCTCGAGGGCGAGCGCGGCTACGCCTTCACCCACGAGGACCTCCGCCGCGAAATCCAGGGCCGGGGCCTGTCCGCCCTGCTCTTCTCCAACCCCTGCAATCCCACCGGCAAGCTCGTCCACGGCGAGGAGCTGGCCCGCTGGGTGGGCGTGGCGCGCGAGCTCGAGTGCACCCTGCTCATCGACGAGTTCTACTCGCACTACATCTGGTCGGGCCGCCCCAACCAGCTGCCCGTGGAGAGCGCCGCGCGCTACGTGGAGGACGTCAACAAGGACCCGGTCGTCCTCTTCGACGGCCTCACCAAGAACTGGCGCTACCCGGGCTGGCGCATGACCTGGACCGTGGGGCCCCGCCAGGTCATCGAGGCCGTCTCCAGCGCGGGCAGCTTCCTGGATGGCGGTGGCAGCCGCCCCCTGCAACGCGCCGCCATGCCCCTGCTGCAAGAGGAACTGGTGGTGAAGGAGACGCTCGCCATCCACCGCCACTTCCGCGACAAGCGCGACCGCATCCACTCGCGGCTGGAGCGGCTGGGCATCCGCACGGACCGCGCCCCCGATGGCACCTTCTACATCTGGGGCAGCGTGGCGGGCCTGCCCGCGCCCCTCAACGAAGGCATGGGCTTCTTCCGCGCCGCGCTCGACCAGCGCATCATCACCGTGCCGGGCGAGTTCTTCGACGTGAACCCCGGCAAGCGCCGCGCCCGGCCCTCGCGCTTCCGCAACTACGTGCGGCTGTCCTTCGGCCCCTCCCAGGAGGTGCTCGACAAGGCCCTGGAGCGGCTGGAAGCCCTCATCCTCCACCCCACCTCGCCATGA
- a CDS encoding FAD-dependent monooxygenase produces MTPSPRVLIAGGGIGGLTLARALQAAGIGCTVFERAETLRPVGAGIIMQMNAMTALRSLGLADAVAQAGLPLAALSTLDPSGRRITRLPLARIEQEFGGPAIAIRRSRLQEVLLTGLEPERLRTGCAVTGFREEGTRVTVTLSDGTSATGDVLVGADGLRSVVREGLWGDGLRYSGYTSWRGITRELERSEPREATETWGPGARFGIVPVGHGELYWYATRDAPAGGQDTPGEGRAALRECFGRWHAPIAAVLDSTPEAQFFRTDIHDRRPLPRWSQGRVTLLGDAAHPMTPNMGQGGCQAIEDAVVLARCLAREAEVPAAFTAYEHRRLRRANAIVTQSFQLGRVAQLTNPVGRFLRDHLARLTPERANLQRLRTLMRFEP; encoded by the coding sequence ATGACCCCTTCGCCTCGGGTGTTGATCGCGGGCGGCGGCATCGGCGGGCTCACCCTCGCCCGGGCCCTCCAGGCCGCGGGCATCGGCTGCACCGTCTTCGAGCGCGCCGAGACGCTGCGCCCCGTGGGGGCCGGCATCATCATGCAGATGAACGCCATGACGGCGCTGCGCTCCCTGGGCCTCGCCGACGCGGTGGCCCAGGCGGGCCTGCCCCTGGCCGCGCTCTCCACGCTCGATCCGTCGGGGCGGCGCATCACCCGCCTGCCGCTCGCCCGGATCGAACAGGAGTTCGGCGGGCCCGCCATCGCCATCCGCCGCTCCCGGCTCCAGGAGGTGCTGCTCACGGGGCTCGAGCCCGAACGGCTGCGCACGGGGTGCGCGGTGACGGGCTTTCGCGAGGAGGGCACGCGGGTGACGGTGACCCTCTCCGACGGGACGAGCGCCACGGGGGACGTCCTGGTGGGCGCGGATGGACTGCGCTCGGTGGTGCGCGAGGGACTCTGGGGCGATGGACTGCGGTACTCGGGCTATACGAGCTGGCGGGGCATCACCCGGGAGTTGGAGCGAAGCGAGCCGCGCGAGGCCACGGAGACCTGGGGGCCCGGCGCCCGCTTCGGCATCGTCCCCGTGGGACATGGGGAGCTCTACTGGTACGCCACGCGCGACGCCCCCGCCGGAGGCCAGGACACGCCCGGCGAGGGCCGCGCCGCCCTGCGCGAGTGCTTCGGCCGCTGGCATGCCCCCATCGCCGCCGTGCTCGACTCGACGCCCGAGGCCCAGTTCTTCCGCACGGACATCCATGACAGGCGCCCCCTGCCCCGCTGGAGCCAGGGACGGGTGACATTGCTCGGTGACGCGGCCCACCCGATGACGCCCAACATGGGCCAGGGGGGCTGCCAGGCCATCGAGGACGCCGTGGTGCTCGCCCGCTGTCTGGCGCGCGAGGCGGAGGTCCCCGCGGCCTTCACCGCCTACGAGCACCGCCGCCTCCGGCGCGCCAATGCCATCGTGACCCAGTCCTTCCAGCTCGGCCGGGTGGCCCAGCTGACGAACCCCGTGGGCCGCTTCCTGAGGGATCACCTGGCCCGGCTCACGCCGGAGCGCGCCAACCTCCAGCGGCTGCGGACCCTCATGCGCTTCGAGCCCTGA
- a CDS encoding FUSC family protein: MRHAKHFWDIVRISDPDLGRLRKGLRAAVGAGLAALILSRLARLLGEPPTVTLVGTMIAMMGAQIASDPDLRAQRLTTVLLVFPALLALVLGTFAAQVPLLGAAVFAVTIFIATFVRRFGPRGLALGMIGFFAFFNALFFHAKLSQLPALAGAMVVAVGIAYVVRFVLLPDRPEHTSRQLLRAFRTTVDVVLWELAAMSEHPRLTPALMRRLSRQADRLSDAALAVEDVLPGHALDLRQRLFEVELATQRVLGAVRQMLESGALSPEIRVEAHRALQVARIATRGRSPVARKRMHTHLERIRTLAPDPSGDAPGSADARRLRHSLTDLVDASFQLTEELLPPTLEPKSAAPAAPVTQELTRKGLHPATRQALQITVASLLAMAAGYAVSAERWYWAVITAFVIFTRTRSSGDTVLRAWGRVLGTVLGVVAGMLLARLVDGHEGLELTSIFVCVFLGFYLIQVSYGWMVFWFTTLLCVLYGLLGRFSPELLYLRIEETLIGAAVGVLIALVLMPERTTAQVQEAARQVLDATSDYLEEAVVNRTRDTEPARLLDSARVLDARLRELRTTAQPLMGGLGRFSPRAVRTLHAVSELVLSVRHLELGRGLLELNDTSRRLLREAGLQLAHNTRALAESIGREDVPPVAPAAALLARARSALVGPETLRRGPASPPILLHWLGRVDEALALLARSLRAPTRLLRPWRA, translated from the coding sequence GTGCGCCACGCCAAGCACTTCTGGGACATCGTTCGAATCTCCGACCCCGACCTGGGTCGGCTGCGCAAGGGCCTGCGAGCAGCCGTGGGCGCGGGCCTCGCGGCGCTCATCCTCTCGCGGCTCGCCCGGCTGCTGGGTGAGCCGCCCACCGTCACGCTCGTGGGAACCATGATCGCGATGATGGGCGCGCAGATCGCGTCCGACCCGGACCTCCGGGCGCAGCGGCTCACCACCGTGCTGCTGGTGTTCCCCGCCCTCCTGGCCTTGGTGCTCGGCACCTTCGCCGCCCAGGTTCCCCTGCTCGGCGCGGCGGTGTTCGCGGTGACCATCTTCATCGCCACCTTCGTGCGACGCTTCGGGCCCCGGGGCCTGGCGCTCGGGATGATCGGCTTCTTCGCCTTCTTCAACGCCCTGTTCTTCCACGCGAAGCTGTCCCAGCTTCCCGCGCTCGCCGGCGCCATGGTCGTCGCCGTGGGCATCGCGTACGTCGTGCGCTTCGTGCTGCTCCCCGACCGGCCGGAGCACACCTCGCGGCAATTGCTCCGGGCCTTCCGGACCACCGTGGACGTGGTGCTGTGGGAGCTCGCGGCCATGTCCGAACACCCCCGGCTGACGCCCGCGCTGATGCGTCGGCTGTCACGGCAGGCGGACCGGCTGAGCGACGCGGCCCTCGCGGTGGAGGACGTGCTCCCCGGCCACGCGCTGGATCTCCGGCAGCGGCTGTTCGAGGTGGAGCTGGCCACGCAACGGGTGCTCGGCGCGGTCCGGCAGATGCTGGAGAGCGGTGCCCTGTCGCCCGAGATCCGCGTCGAGGCCCACCGGGCCCTCCAGGTGGCCCGCATCGCCACGCGCGGCCGCTCGCCCGTCGCCCGGAAGCGGATGCACACCCACCTCGAGCGCATCCGGACCCTGGCGCCGGATCCCTCTGGGGACGCGCCCGGCAGCGCGGATGCCCGTCGCCTCCGCCACTCGCTCACGGATCTGGTGGACGCGAGCTTCCAGCTCACCGAGGAGCTGCTCCCGCCCACGCTCGAACCCAAGAGCGCCGCGCCAGCGGCTCCCGTCACCCAGGAGCTCACGCGCAAGGGGCTCCACCCCGCCACCCGCCAGGCCCTTCAAATCACCGTGGCGAGTCTGCTCGCCATGGCCGCGGGCTACGCCGTGTCCGCCGAGCGCTGGTACTGGGCCGTCATCACCGCCTTCGTCATCTTCACGCGCACGCGCTCCAGCGGGGACACCGTGCTGCGCGCCTGGGGCCGCGTGCTCGGAACCGTGCTCGGCGTGGTGGCGGGCATGCTCCTCGCGCGGCTCGTCGACGGCCACGAGGGGCTCGAGCTCACCAGCATCTTCGTGTGTGTCTTCCTCGGCTTCTATTTGATCCAGGTCTCCTACGGGTGGATGGTCTTCTGGTTCACCACCCTGCTGTGTGTGCTCTACGGACTGCTCGGGCGCTTCTCGCCCGAACTGCTCTACCTGCGCATCGAGGAGACCCTCATTGGCGCGGCCGTGGGAGTCCTCATCGCCCTGGTGCTGATGCCCGAGCGCACCACCGCCCAGGTCCAGGAGGCGGCGCGCCAGGTGCTCGATGCCACGAGCGACTACCTGGAGGAGGCCGTGGTGAACCGCACCCGGGACACGGAGCCGGCGCGATTGCTCGACTCCGCGCGGGTGCTCGATGCGCGCCTGCGCGAGCTGCGCACCACGGCCCAGCCCCTCATGGGCGGCCTGGGCCGGTTCTCGCCCCGGGCGGTCCGCACGCTGCACGCCGTGTCCGAGCTGGTGCTGTCCGTGCGGCACCTGGAGCTGGGTCGGGGCCTGCTGGAGCTCAACGACACCTCCCGGCGGCTCCTGCGGGAGGCGGGGCTCCAGCTCGCCCACAACACCCGCGCGCTGGCGGAGAGCATCGGCCGCGAGGACGTGCCCCCCGTCGCGCCCGCCGCCGCGCTGCTCGCCCGCGCCCGGAGCGCGCTCGTGGGCCCGGAGACCCTGCGCCGCGGCCCCGCCAGTCCGCCCATCCTCCTGCATTGGCTCGGGCGGGTGGACGAGGCGCTGGCGCTGCTCGCTCGGAGCCTGCGCGCCCCCACGCGGCTCTTGCGTCCCTGGAGGGCCTGA